A region of the Chloroflexota bacterium genome:
GCAAGCCCGACGTATGGTCGCCCGCGCAGCGCGCTTCTAACTCTTCGCCGGCTGGAACTTCGGCAGGCTGAATTCGGGCGTCACGTCGTCCCAGACCACCTCGACGCGCATGCCGATCTTCACGTCCTGCGGATCGATGTTGATGACGTTGCTGTTCATGCGCCAGCCCTCATCCAGCTCAATGATGGCGAGGACGTACGGCACGTCATCGGCGAACGCTGGGTGCGCGGGCTGATACGAGATGGTGTGGGCGTAGACCCACCCCTTTCCCGTGGACTCGACCCACTCCAGCGTCCCGATGCCGAAGCAGTCGGGGCCAGG
Encoded here:
- a CDS encoding OB-fold domain-containing protein: PGPDCFGIGTLEWVESTGKGWVYAHTISYQPAHPAFADDVPYVLAIIELDEGWRMNSNVINIDPQDVKIGMRVEVVWDDVTPEFSLPKFQPAKS